The Phaseolus vulgaris cultivar G19833 chromosome 10, P. vulgaris v2.0, whole genome shotgun sequence DNA window ttgtatttatttagaattttgactAATTTAcgaattttaattatttcatatttatacttaagtaatattaaataatttaggatttgtatttatttaaaacttttaataatttatcaattttatttattgaatttttttatttaagtaggacattaaataatttaaatttaaatttatttaagatttaaaataatttaaaacttttaattatATCAGATTTTTAAGTAcgtatgaaaaaataatttagggtatgtatttatttatgattttaaataatattgaaatttaatttattttggatttttatccAATAATTTaggtttctatttatttataatttgaaagttttataaattttacttattttagattattatttcaagaaaataaaataattaagatttatatttatttaagattttgaaaaatttaaaattttatttattttatatttttatttaaagataacattaaataatttagcatcTTGATatatttaggaattttattcatttacaatttttatttaaaaatgatattacAAATTTTGGAGTTATATTTATTTgggattttgaaaaacttatagattttatttattttatttttttatttaagtaagaaataaaataatataagattttgtatttatttaggatttggAAATAATTAGAATTAGAATTTATTTGTGATTTATTTTAAGTATGACATAATATAAGTGGCTTTGCGTTTATTTTGGAGTTTTTATAtttcagaaattttatttatttttgattttcatttaagtaagatattaaataattcagaattagtatttattaagattttgaataatttaaaagtttaatatattttaaatattttatttaagtagaacattaaataatttaggatatatatttgtttaaaattttaaataatttaagtattttatttattatatatttttatttaagtatgacatttaacaatctaaaatttatatttgtttattatttcaaataatttaggaattttattcattgcaaaattttatttaagtaatgTACTGAACTAGACATCGGAAATCGGCATTGGACATCGGCACCTGTAGAGTAGGTCGGCTCGGTGGTCTGGTCATGATAGTGGACCATGTAAGTGGGGCTCAAAGATGCGTGTGTTGAAACCCGTATATATGAAAAACCTAGTTAGCGAGAAAATGCATGCAtatggtgtgtatagtacattcgaGTCTAGTACAAGCAAATATCCCCTGAAGACACCAAGGCCCAAGAAAGCTAGGGTTTTTAGgggaaagttgcatgcatgatacGTAAAGGACTAGGGCTCCTACAGAACAGATGGGCCCCATaacgctggtacatgagttggtaccctggcagCCATGCTGTTAAGATTTTGCACTCCAAAGAGGAAGATTATGGATGGTTGTTgtgctaagattgtgtaacaaCGTAACAAAATGTCCTCCCAGCAAACCGAATTTAACTAAAGATAAGGCTCTGGTGAAAGAGGGGTTGTTTCAATGAGGTAACCTAAAAGCAGTCTATAAAAGGGAGTtgagatccctggtaaaggtacaccgtttctaagactaaaactacttgcttacttactcattgtttctataagccctgaactgacttgatcatcggagtTCAATCAACAAGTAAGGCCCCCTCTATTTCAACGGAGCCACCTTCCAACGTCTAAGGGAAGTACAAAATCCACTAGAAAAGGAGGAGTCACCGcttgcctttgaagtcaaccgGCGACCAGGTCAATCGActagaacatttggcgcccaccgtggggtccgATAAAACTAGGTCTCATCCACAATCGTGTTTTGAGCCATCTAGCAACATGAGAAATACGAGACAAGGTACATCTACACTTGAGGAAGGCGGCAACatcaccatgcaacaactcatggagaccattcGCACTCTTCAACAAACAGTGGCGGCGTCCAAAGTTGATCATGATAGGATTATGGCTGAGGTTCAGGCCGAGCAGACAGCCAGTCAAAATCGATTCCAGGTTGATCTGGACACGTCACGAACAGACAACGAGGAGTTACGCAAGGTCAATGAAGAACTGGGCAGAGAACTGCAACGTATAGGGGAGCATGCAACAGGGGAGAAAACCCCAACCTTCCCAGTTAGGGCTTGCCCCATGCGTTTTTCCCAGGCGATCATGAATGTAGTGATACCCACAAATTTCATGACTCCAAAAATCACCTTTACAAGTATCGAAGACCCGGAGGCCCATATCACGGCCTTCCACACCCAAATGATGATCTTAGGAGGATCTGACGCTATGCACTACAAGTTGTTTATGAGAACATTCTCAGGCACAACattggactggttcatcagtctCCCCAATAGACACATTACTTCATTTGATTAGTTCTCAACATTGTTCAGGGAATAGTTCATTGTTAATCGGGCCCCACCCCCATCTCCTTCGACCTCTTCGATCTGAAACAATACCAGGGAGAGCCCTTGAAAGACTTCCTGAATCGGTTCGGGGCATTGGTGGTAAACTTGCACACCAAAGACGAAGCCATGATGGTGCACGCCTTCAGGCGGGGAATGCTATCAGGACCTTTCAGTGATTCTCTGATACGGTGTCGTCCAAAGACATTTAGCGAGATTATTCTCCGATTTGTTGCCCATATCGGCGCAATGGAGGAGGTGACAGAAAAACGTGAAAGTGTTGGACCGACAAGACCTCGGcccatgagggtgcatgaggctaTGATAGAGAAGAAACCCCTGGCTAGGCAGGCGCCATACGAGCCGAGAAAGCATCAGACCAGGGCACGAACGAGGGAAGGCGCGCCCACCAGACACAATTTCAGAATAGACCTCAAGGAGCTTATCGTTATCCCCAACGTGGCCGACAAGCTGAAGTCACCTCCAAAGACCGACAGAAGATTGGGGCCAAGCAAGGAaacttggtgcgaattccaccaagcCTTCGGCCACAACCTGCACAACTGCTTAGCACTCGGACACTAGTTAGATGAGTTGGTGAGGGATGGTTTTCTTAAGGAATACCTAGAAGAAAATCAGGAAGCCCCGACGTCAGTAGCCCTAGCAGGAGATCAGGGGCATGACATACCGGTCCATGGGGAGGTCAATACGATATCTGGAGTATTTTCGGGAGAAGGGTGCACTGCCTCCCAACGAAAGAAGTACGCCAGAGAGGTAATGGCAGTGGAAGCAAGGGAGCCTGACCAGTCCCTTGAGCCCGATCTTTACTTCACGAAGGCTGATCTACAGGATGTGGTCCCACATGATAATGACCCGGTGGTGATCTCTATGGTGACAGTAGGGAGAAGAGTGCACCGAGTCCTCGTCGACCAGGAGAGCTCGGCAAATGTGATGTTATGGTCGACTTTCAATAAGTTGCAGTTGTCGCCTGACCAATTGAGACCTTACGACGGTTGCCTATACGGTTTCGCTGGAGATCAGGTGGAGGTGAGAGAGCATGTGGAGCTGAGGACGATTTTCACAGACAGCACCACATCCCAAACCGTCAATATAAGATACCCCATCATCAAAGCTCATTCAACTTACAACATCCTTTTAGGCAGACCTGCCCTAAATAGGATAGAAGCAGTGGCCTCgacgaggcatatgaagatgaagttgtctTCCCTCGAGGGAGAAGTGATTACAATCAAGTCCGACTAGAAGGCggcaaaaaagtgctatgagaatatcctaaagacgaagagaggcgtgtgcTCAGTCACCAACCAACTTCAAAGGGGGGAAGGGATTGCCCGAGATGAGATGGCTCGGGAGAGGCGACCCGAGCCTATAGAGGAGGTGCTGGAAAGGGAGATCAGGGGAAAGAAATTCAAGCTCGGCACGTCTCTGGGCCAGAAAACATAGGACCAGATCGTCGAGGTTATAGCACGACATTtggatgcctttgcatggtctgcctcaTACATGCCCgacatcgaccccgatttcttgtgtcatcgTCTCACCATGGATCCGCAGGTCCGACCTGTACGCCAGAGGATGAGGAAGTTTAACGATGAAAGGCGCCTGGTCATCGGGCATGAGACTCAGAAGTTGTTGAATGTTGGTCACATAAGGGAGAtgcaataccctgagtggctagcaaACGTAGTGTTGGTCAAGAAAGCCAACgagaagtggaggatgtgcgtcgacttcacagatctaAACAAAGCCTGCCCAAAGGACTCATGATGCCCTAGTGGACAACGCATCAGGCTGCAGACTtctcagttttctggatgccttctccgGATACAACCAGATCCGAATGCATCCCAAAGATGAATGCAAAACAACATTTATGACAGAGCTCTTCGGTTATTGctctaaggtgatgccctttgggctcaaGAACGCTGGCACGACCTATCAGAGGCTTATGGACAGGGTACTCGCCCCTATGATAGGGCGAAACATGCAGGCGTATGTGGACGATATGGTCGTCACCTCCCAAGTGAAGGACCAACACATCGCCGACCTAGAGGTGCTATTCACCACAGTAACCATGTAtaggttgaagctgaaccccgaaAAGTGTGTGTTTGGGGTAGAGGCATGGAAGTTTTTAGGGTTCCTACTCACTGagcggggaatagaggcgaatcCCGAGAAGTGTACAACGATTATAGCTATGAGGAGCCCGATCTCGGTGAAAGAGGTGCAACAATTGACAGGATGAATGATCGCCTTGTCCCAGTTTGTATCGGCAGGAGGGGATAGGaggcatccctatttccagtgcttgaagaggaacaacaggtttgcGTGGACAAGCGAGTGTGAAGAATCGTTCCTCAAGCTAAAAGAATATCTGGCCAGTCCTCCAATGTTGTGCAAGCCGCTGTCAGGTACTCCACTCTGCCTATACTTCGCCATTATGGAGCGGGCGATTAGTTCGGTCAtcgtccaggagcaggaccacgTGCAGAGACCTATATACTTTATCAGTAAAGTCTTGCAAGGGCCCGAGGTGCGCTATCAGGCCATCGAAAAGGCAGCTCTAGCAGTAGTGTTTGCAGCACAAAGGCTCCGCCAGTACTTCCAGAGTTTCACTATGAGTGTGATGACAAACCTTCCTATAAGCAAGGTGTTATAGAAGGTTTACGTGCCAGGGTGGATGGTGCGTTGGGCGATTGAGTTGTCCGAATTCGATGTACAGTATGAACCAAGAGGACATATCAAGTGTCAGGTTTATGCTGACTTCGTGGTAGAACTCTTCTCGGCGGCCGCACATCAAGAAGAAACATATTTTCGTATGGGTCCTCTCCGTGGACGTGTCTTCCAACCAATAGGGCGGTGGGGCTGGCGTCATTTTGGAAGGGCCAAATGGgttactgatcgagcaggccctacggTTCACCTTCAAGGCTAGTAACAACCAAGCTGAATATGAGGCATTGGtggcaggaatgttgctagccaaGGAAATGGGTGCTAGAAGTATGTTAGTGAAGAGTGACTGACTATTGATAACTGGGCAGATTACGGGTGAGTATTAGGCCAAGGACCCTCAGATGGTCGCATACTTGGAGTATGTCAAGCTCTTGAGAAAGGCTTTTGTTGTGTTCAAGTTAGTACAGGTCTCAAagaacaaaatgcccgagctgacttacTAGCAAAGCTCGTCagctcgggcaaggggggcaggcagaggacaaTCATTCAGGAAACCCTAAAGACACCCAGAACCACAACAGGCTGCATAGAAGAGGTACAGCAGGTAAACGTCTCGGAAGGCGAAAGAAGAGGTCACCGGTCTTTGACTCATGAAATGTTGAGGGCACCTAGGATAAGCACATACGACTTATTAAAGAGAGATTCATTACACGTTTACCTAGTCGACAAGGGtgaaacctggatgacaccctatagATGCTACTTGGGTGATGGTTTGCTCCCACTAGAGCCAGCGGAAGTCAGGATCGTCAAGAAAAACGCAAGTAGGTATACCCTAGTTGATGGAAATTTGTTTAGACATGGCTACACTCACTCTATCATGTCCTATGTGAGTGGTGAATAGTGCACGTGTATCATGgtagagctccatgaaggtatatgtgggagtcacatcggcgGGTGAGCTCTCTCTTCAAAAGCCATTCgggcggggtactactggccaaccatGAAGGAGGACTGTACGAGGTACGCACAacgatgcaagcagtgccaacacCACACCAATTGGCATCATGCACCCCCGGAGGAATTGCAGTCGATCCATAGCCCATGGCCTTTTCACacctgggggattgacatcctgggaccgTTTCCTCTAGCAGTTcgtcagatgaagtacctcgtggtcgccatcaagtacttcaccaagtggatagaggtcgAGCCTGTTGCACAAATCATAGCTCACAAGGTTCAACATTTcatgtggaagaacatagtttGTTGTTTTGGAGTCCCAAAACGTTTAGTGTTTGACAATGGCACCCAATTCACAAGTCAGCAGTTGGGCAATATATGCACGGAGCTCGGTATCAAGTAGGTGTTCGCATTagtcgagcacccccagacgaacgggCAAGTCGAATCCGCCAACCGAGTCTTGCTCAGGGGCCTAAAGAGAAGATTGGAGAAAGCCAATGGAACTTAAGCGGACGAGGTCCCCAAAATTATGTGGGCTTACCATACC harbors:
- the LOC137817875 gene encoding uncharacterized protein; its protein translation is MAVEAREPDQSLEPDLYFTKADLQDVVPHDNDPVVISMVTVGRRVHRVLVDQESSANVMLWSTFNKLQLSPDQLRPYDGCLYGFAGDQVEVREHVELRTIFTDSTTSQTVNIRYPIIKAHSTYNILLGRPALNRIEAVASTRHMKMKLSSLEGEVITIKSD